The DNA window aCATGGTTGGATGCCCAACCTAAAGAGAGTctaaactcttgggaaaagctagttaaTGATTTTCTTGCTAAATTCTTTTCTCCTCAAAGAATGAGCAAAATTAGAATGGATATTCAAATCTTCagacaaagagaaggtgaatcactctatgaagcttgggaaagatacaagcaactggttaggagatgtcctcctgacatgctcTTAGAATGGTCCATCATAGGCGTGTTCTATGATGACCTATCTGAATTGTCTAAAAtctcattggatagctctgcgggtggatcactccacttgaagaaGACACCTGCAGAAGTTAGAGAActtattgagatggttgcaaataaccaattcatgtacacttctaaaagaaaTCATGTGAACCATAGGAtctctcagaagaaaggagatCTTGATATTGATACTCTggatgccatattagctcagaacaagatccTGACTCAACAGGCCAATATAATCTCCCAGCATCtgactggaatgcaagctgTAGCTGGCAGTACTCAGGAAGCTTCTTCTGAAacagaagcttatgatcctgatcaaCCCACCATGAAGGAGGTGAACTATATGGGAGAAgtctatggaaacacctataatctttCATGGAGGGACCATCCTAAACTTTCATGGAAGGATTGATGTTCGagttttctatcggtaaagaaatacaaaaatataatcgcgttgtgagtatagcttctaaaccaacagaaaagcCTTTCATaaaaacgtttggttgtcacaagtaacaaacctaataaaatttataaattgaagtattcaaacctcgggtcgtcttctcaaggaattgcagggaagtatgatttattattggttattaaaaataatatttttgggttttaaaatggtttgaacaagagaaataaattgtaggaattaatgaattaataactaataaaactcttagcaaggtatgaaaactggaagtcctatcctagttatccttatcaatggtgatgagaattatatttttgctcccactaagtcaacctctaactatgaaggtaagtcaagtggataaatcaatttaacacctaaagtcctagtcaacttctaaaaaaagactagagttataggaatctaaatcaattagcaaagatacaattatcaatcacgatgagtttgataactcaagagtcaccaattaaccaactaaagccaagaatataagaaactaaataaaaatcatatgtttgaaatacctcaattattaataaaagaaatcacatCCAACATGGGAAAAATTCATAagttaaattgagaaaataaataaaaggaacattgaacctgtaatgaAGGGAAGTAGTCTGAACATaattgaaatcctaaatcctaatcctaattcctaagagagaggagagaacctctctctctaaaatctacatctaaatcctaaaactatgtatgaatgtatgttgtatcATCTCTCTcgatgaatggatggattccccaatttatagcctttaatctgtgttctctgggtttgGATCTAGACCAAAAGGGTCCAGCAGTTGCTGGGGCTGACTTATGCAATTTCTGCAGattgcgcacgtcacgcgttcgcgtgagtcacgtgatcgcgtcatctggagtgttgctcttccacgcggtcgcgttagTCACACGTCCGCATCATTTGTGTTTCACATGAGCCACGCGTTCACGCCATGCACGCGTTCGCGCAGATGCCACTTTTCACAAAGCacacgttcgcgtcgtccacgcagaCGCATCGCTGACAGTTTCTTCAATaactccattttgtgctttccttccatttttgtatgtttcctttccattctttaagtcattccttccctataaaacctgaaagtactcaacacacaaatcacggcatcgaatggcaataaaggataattaaatttaatatttttaaagcataggaaacatgttttctcatatatcatatcataaggaagggattgtaaaaccatgcaaattcatatgaataagtgggtgaagaattgataaaaacactcaatttaagcacaagatgaatcataaaatagtggtttatcaaggatcaacagaaacctcagcaaagtttcaataacaatcaaggtggaaggaaccagaataggtttaacaacagaccaccattcccatcttctcaggGGAATATAGAGACCTCTAAGCAGAACTTCTCTGACTTAGTCACTCTGGTTTCCATCCTCTTTAAgtccactcaaagtttcatgaatgaaacaaggtcctccattagaaacttggaggtacAAGTTGTTCAACTAAGCAAGAGGATCCTTGAGACTCCACCTGAcactcttcctagtaacactaaggtaaatccaagagaagagtgcaagacCATAACCATGGAGGTATAAGCCGAATCTGGAGAGAATGgggtggcgttgaacgccattgAAGGACTTAtaactgggcgttcaacgcccatcctAGCAGCagacctggcgttgaacgccagccagggagcactggttgggcattcaacgcccaaacaCATAGGCtctctggcgctgaacgccagtgaggaacctctatctgggcgttcaacgcctaacAAGGAGgctttctggcgctgaacaccagtgAGAAACCCtcattgggcgttcaacgcccaatcaTGTAGCCATTCTTGCATTGAACGCCTGTGAGGAacccctcactgggcgttcaacgcccacacacccagggaagctggcgttgaacaccagcaaAGACATccctactgggcgttcaacgcccagaatgctagagaaattggtgtttaatgccagtcaGGTGGATAGCaagggcgttcaacgccggcattgaacgccagtaaaaAGCACTCCCTTTGAGTGCTTAAGTCCCACTCAAGAACCCTCTATCCCAGAACCAAAGGAAACCATAAAGACCATTGAGGTTCCTTTGCATGCATTTCTGCAGTGCATGAGTTCTGATGATTACTCATcctctgatgaggatgaagacaccagggaagagcaagttgctcggtacCTAGGAGCTCTTATGAAGCGGAATGCTAAGTTATTTGGTACAAAGCCTCTTGAGGAAGAACCTCTACTGCTTACCAAAGAACTCCATGCTTTGGTTCAGCAAGATCTACCTCAGAATCTTCCAGATCCTGGACACTTTTtgattccttgcaccataggcaccatgactttTGATAAGACTCTGTGTGACCTTCTGGGAAtccttgaggtacaagctgcacaCATCTCATTAGTAGAGGATGTCCTGGTGAAGGTTAAAAACTACTGCATCCTTGCAAACTTCATTGTCTTGGACATTAGAGAGGATGAGGATGACTttgtcatccttggaagacctttcctaaccACTGCTAATGCTATCATTAATGTGGCTAAGGGAGAACTGACCCTACAATTAGGGGAGGACCACATCTTATTCAAGATGCCTTATCTCAATTCTCCCTCTAAAAGAGAGATAATTGTGCAACACCTAGTGTTTCAACCCTCTCTTTCTGTGCAGAGCTTTACAGAGCCCCTAGACatcaattttaagtttggtattgggtaACCATCAATAGGCTCTAACTAAAAAGGtactaagaagaaagtacctaaaggctCGAGGGACAAGAAAATCCCAATTGAAGGGCTCTCACCtagcatgagagttgtcttcactaagAAGCCAATTTTAGCACATACAGTGAGTCGTGTCCTGTCTTTAGAGCATGTAGAGCTTGTTCTTGAGAAGACAGGAAGAAAGTTCACTGTCAGGGGGAAAAATCTGAGCCCATACCTCCATAAGGAgctaaccgtcaagctaatgacgttaaaagagcgcttgttgggaggcaacccagccttatttaattattatttttatcattatttttctttctagaGTCATGATCATGTGTATCAGTCAGAATAGAGTCATAATTCACAGCAGTGAAAATAGAACACTCTGGATGGAGTGTTAAAGTTGAACTCCAGCCAGGGTATTCccgctgggcgtttaacgcccctCATGGGCAGCATTgggctggcattgaacgccaaccaGGGAGCAGCCCCagagcgttcaaacgccagtgcaGAGAAGCAGGGAATCTGGATTCCTAGCATCTCAAGACCAGTAGGTCCCACAGAAGCTCCATCTACCCCACCTTCTTCTACCCTATTCTTCCTCATTGTTCATATTTtctcgaggacaagcaaaactcttaagtttggtgttgtaaaatcttttattttttgatttctaCCACTCCTAAGTATGGCACCAAAGACTGGTGAAACCTCAAAGAAGAGGAAGGGAAAGGCATTTGCCCCCACAAGAAGtggatggagcaaactagaaaGCATGCACATGAGCCTGTGCAGCCGCCTCAACAAAGACAAAGGAGTGACATTGCAGAGATCAAGCATCacattggatcctcaaggaggaACACTAGCTGCCACCATTAAAGGTGGATTCCTTCTCGTTATCTCCTTACctattgtatttttctgttttttattatgttttatttgttctcttgttcttgttgcatgatcatttgcattGATGTCTTAAACATGTAAAATGTTTCATATATCTCTTACCttgattaaaagaaaatttttattgaaaaaaattgagagatgCACGAATTTCAAgtttataataagaatagtttaattatgttgatgtggtggcattgcttttgttttctgaatgtatgaatgaacagtgcatatttgaagttgaattttatgaatgttggctcttgaaagaatgatgatgaaagtgaaatattattgataatctgaaaaatctcaaaaattgattcttgaaacaagaaaaagcagcaaaagaaaaagaaaaagcttgcatgcgaaaaaaaggcaaaaaataaaagagaaagcaagcagaaaaagctaaaagctctttaaaccaaaaggcaagagcaaaaagctaatagcccttaaaaccaaaaagcaaaggtaaaaggatccaaggctttgagcatcagtagataggaggacccaaaggaataaaatcctggccaaagcggctaaaccaagctgtcccacCATGTACTTGTGGCGTAAATAtgtcaagtgaaaagtttgagactgagcggttatagtcatgatccaaagcaaaaagagtgtgcttaaaaactctggagacctctatctggggattctagcaaagctgaatcacaatccaaaaaggttcacccaggtaaagtgtctgtggcatttatgtatccggtggtaatactggaaaacaaagtgcttaaggTCACAACCAAGACTCtaaaagttgtgttcaagaataaaaaagaacttaactaggagagtcaataatatcatctggattccaagttcctaaagatgccaacatctctgagtttcaatggacagtgagatgccaaaactattcagaagcaaaaagctactaagtcccgttcatctaattgtaactaagcttcattggaaacttagaaatttattgtatcttaattttctttttatcttactGTGTTTTTAGctacttggggacaagcaacggtgtaagtttggtgttgtgatgagcagatattttatacgctttttgacattattttcatatagttttttgtaggttttatttagtttttataggttttagtgttaaattcacatttttttattctactttgagtttgtgtatttttgagaaatttcagatattttctggctgaaattgtggagctggagcaaaagtctgattcagaaacagagaaagcactgcagatgttgtCCGGATCTAACCTGCCtgcactcgaaagagcttttccggagctacagaggtccaaatagAGCATTCTAAACGGCTATGGAAATctgacttccagagctttccagaaatgtataatagtttatactttgcttcgaattagaaggcccaaaattggcatccaacgccagcttcctgccTCCTTCTAGGCATCCAGCACCCAAAGAGCAGAGACCAGCGTCCAAATGCCcaaagaggaccccctagccagcgttcaatcCCCTAGAAgcctcatagcacgtggatctcatcaaagctcagcccaaacactcaccaagtaggCCGCAGAAGTGAATTTTAGCATTAAATAGACCGTTTTACCTTTACTAGTcatttgtttagtatttaaagtagaAGATCACACTTTTTTAATCATCTTCGCCCATCATACACGTTTTAaattgtaatttccttttagtatgagtttctaaacctcctaggttgagggggggagccctgctgagtcctatgaattaataaaagtattattgtttcttcttcgatccgtgtttgatttatttctaagatgtatactcgatcttcaacatggtgaatagCATGATCAGTGACAATTAGCTCTATTCATCATACTAAGAcaaacgtgcctgacaaacacccgcgtctatttgggttcgtgtgaatacgtgaCTAGAAAGTATGAGCCAAcagctatgtttatacatctctcagatggctaatccacgacttcataGGGACTTCTCTAGACACCAGTTTAGCTGATTTTttgggagattagggtctccatGGTATACGATAGAATCCAAAGAAGCATCattctctgatctggaagattcgaacttgtctgtggcattttgagtaggatcgccagGAGAATaaactgctagagcttcacccttcgtcagattggatgaccacaGCCAATGGCGTTCAATCTGTAGCAGAGGGGATCAATAACCACGGACCATGgcattgatcacatacagcctgccatagaagagatCACttacaagcaaagaagacagtactaccagagttaattcagaaagataaGGCAACTCCAATCCTCAACTATATCCTTAAAGTATTAGCTCCCTATTATAATAATCCTAAACTCCATAATCCAACAACCTTttgatctgcctgactaagacctgcaagataaccatagcttgcttcaaactataatcctcgtgggatcgaccctgactcgctcaggttttacttggacgacccagtgcacttgctggtacaatAGTACGAAGGTGTGGGATTCATGCTACCAACCTTGAACAAAAAATGAAGTCAGACCCAAAATGAATAGAaacctgttcataccctgggtcgagtttTCCGACCCGGGaagttcgacagacaaagcgaccgacctcttcaggtcaggacaatttGACCTCTccttaaagagctcggccaagtcacaggaaagcccaaaagaagggcccaaatagaggagcacGCCCTAAtacctaaggcagcccaagcctacggagagaagggcggttccctaaagttaagctgacctcacccaaaagataagataagataagataaactaacttatcttatctaagaaggtcactctacgccattataaatacactggagcacccaggtataactcatccTCTCATTCTACtgaatacctgtttaatacccttactaacttaagcatcgaagtcccttgcaggtaccccccacccttcggggaCAAGGGATCAGCAGAATTTCCaattccacaagtcggacacaccagctccgaccgctatacacctgccggacacgtcggctccgaccagcacagaagatctcatccgagattgatctacagtttcaggtaactctcggaatattggcgccgttgccggggagtctggaagtcatcccatcaccatggtggacgaccatgacaacgaccacgattcaggtttggaagatagaacgccgcacaaaaacgcAGATGTTACACTCAAAGATACTCTGGAGCCCAACGGgaacaaaaattcatcaaatctaGGAATGATAGAGGCACTTCAagatcgattaaagcaacttgagaaagaagcccaacatcaacgcgaaaaagaagaggatctacatcgggagataaggcgacgccgagaattagaagataaacttctaaaactcgaagccgatctcaaaactaaagctactcgatccactccagaggatagctctcgcaaggatcaagatccattcactagggaaattatgaagaccaaaatcccaaaggacttcaaacttccggatatgactctgtatgaCAGCACTTCagaccccaaccatcatctcagcaatttcagaagtagaatatACCTCACTGACGTCTtggatgcagttcgctgcaaggcctttccaacaactcttaccaagacagccattagatggttcgacggcctacctccaaagtccatctcaagcttcgatgacctggccaaaaagttcctggccagattttccatacaaaaagataaggctaaacacgcacccagcctactaggaattaagcaaggagatcgggagagtcttcgtaactacatggaaagattcaacaaaatatgcatggacatacaaagtctaccaacagaagctgccattatgggcctcataaatggcctacgagaaggaccgtttagccaatctatatcaaagaagtaccctgCATCCctggacgaagtacaagaacgggcgcagaaatacatcaacatggaggagaattctcgacttggggaagcctcgaggttTGGTTCTGCCTActgagataaagataaagaatccaagaaaaaggaagatcgctctggggagaaaataaaaaatatcataactacacccctctcagggtatccttggtagatattTACAAATAAGTCTGCtatacggaaaaaatacccccagctcggccactcaaaggcaaaagaggagga is part of the Arachis duranensis cultivar V14167 chromosome 1, aradu.V14167.gnm2.J7QH, whole genome shotgun sequence genome and encodes:
- the LOC107480971 gene encoding uncharacterized protein LOC107480971, yielding MSSDDYSSSDEDEDTREEQVARYLGALMKRNAKLFGTKPLEEEPLLLTKELHALVQQDLPQNLPDPGHFLIPCTIGTMTFDKTLCDLLGILEVQAAHISLVEDVLVKVKNYCILANFIVLDIREDEDDFVILGRPFLTTANAIINVAKGELTLQLGEDHILFKMPYLNSPSKREIIVQHLVFQPSLSVQSFTEPLDINFKFGIG